The proteins below come from a single Eubacterium limosum genomic window:
- a CDS encoding MATE family efflux transporter yields MSEEMIKKQDSSYFATERIGKLIAKFAVPCVVSMLVNALYNIVDQIFIGQGVGYLGNAATNVAFPLVTISLAIALLIGDGCAAYFSLKLGEGKNEEAARGVGNTITMLTIAGILFFIFGMLLLKPMLHLFGATETVFPYAEAYTRVIIIGLPFVLVGAGLNSVVRADGSPRFSMAAMIVGAIINTILDPIFIFIFGWGVSGAAFATILGQIATFVITMFYLVRFKNIALKKEYLKLKGKICKMVCSLGISSCVNQLAVTVVVIVTNNVLAYYGAMSPYGAEIPLSAIGIVMKVNQILMSILIGIGVGSQPIIGYNYGAQNYDRVKKTFFMSAGIATVFACIGFLLFQFCTQGIVNIFGQEDALYNDFALRTFRVFLAVCFLNGFQMVTSIFFQAIGKPLKATLISLSRQILFLIPLFIILPAFTGVTGALYAGPIADAMAFLLALVLVMFEMKHLNLLAKTGKLELETNE; encoded by the coding sequence ATGTCGGAAGAAATGATTAAAAAACAAGATAGTTCGTATTTTGCGACTGAGCGAATTGGAAAGCTTATCGCTAAGTTTGCAGTGCCCTGCGTTGTGTCAATGCTTGTCAATGCACTTTATAACATTGTTGACCAGATATTTATTGGACAGGGGGTAGGCTACCTTGGAAATGCCGCCACAAATGTAGCTTTTCCATTGGTAACCATCTCTTTAGCCATCGCATTGCTCATTGGCGACGGGTGTGCGGCTTATTTTAGCCTGAAACTGGGCGAGGGGAAAAATGAGGAAGCTGCCAGAGGTGTGGGAAACACGATTACCATGCTGACGATTGCTGGAATTCTTTTTTTTATTTTTGGGATGCTCCTGTTAAAACCGATGCTTCATCTGTTTGGTGCAACGGAAACTGTTTTTCCCTATGCTGAAGCCTATACACGTGTTATTATTATTGGTCTGCCCTTCGTACTGGTGGGCGCTGGGTTGAATTCAGTTGTTCGCGCAGATGGAAGTCCTCGTTTTTCGATGGCCGCTATGATTGTAGGCGCTATTATCAACACCATTCTGGATCCAATATTTATTTTTATCTTTGGATGGGGCGTTTCGGGGGCTGCTTTTGCGACTATTCTTGGACAGATCGCCACCTTTGTCATTACGATGTTTTATCTGGTGCGTTTTAAGAATATTGCTTTAAAAAAAGAGTATCTGAAATTAAAAGGAAAAATCTGTAAAATGGTCTGTTCACTTGGCATTTCAAGCTGTGTAAACCAGCTGGCAGTTACGGTCGTTGTCATTGTGACCAACAATGTACTGGCATATTACGGGGCAATGTCACCATATGGCGCGGAGATCCCTTTATCTGCCATTGGCATTGTCATGAAGGTAAACCAGATTCTGATGTCTATCCTTATTGGAATCGGCGTTGGCTCACAGCCGATCATCGGCTATAATTACGGAGCGCAGAATTACGATCGTGTGAAGAAAACCTTTTTTATGTCTGCGGGAATCGCGACGGTGTTTGCCTGTATCGGATTTTTGCTGTTTCAATTCTGCACACAGGGCATTGTCAATATTTTTGGACAGGAGGACGCATTGTATAATGATTTTGCACTCAGGACCTTTCGCGTTTTTCTGGCTGTCTGCTTTTTAAACGGTTTTCAGATGGTCACCTCGATCTTTTTCCAGGCCATCGGTAAACCGCTAAAGGCTACTTTGATTTCGCTGTCAAGGCAGATTCTTTTTCTGATACCGCTGTTTATCATTCTTCCTGCCTTTACGGGTGTCACCGGCGCCCTATACGCAGGACCGATTGCAGATGCCATGGCCTTTTTGTTAGCCTTGGTTTTAGTCATGTTTGAAATGAAACACTTGAATTTATTGGCAAAAACAGGTAAACTAGAGTTAGAAACCAATGAATAA
- the pstC gene encoding phosphate ABC transporter permease subunit PstC, with the protein MEEKKQTKVGEKVVEKIFLLCALVSIISVVTITIYVFVNGLEPFVNGSYSFWKFISGTEWRPGSDMYGIFYMIVGSVYATLGAIVIGVPIALLTAVFISELAGTRIGKIVRFAVELLAGIPSVLYGVFGLGIIVPYVLKISPMAQGESLLATIIVLAVMILPTVVSISETSISAVPDAYREGSLALGASKIQTIFKVIIPAARSGIITGIILGIGRAIGETMAVMLVCGNPIAGIPTSLFDQIRPLTTNIALEMGYASGVHQQLLFSTGVVLFVFIMIINFIVNKFVESKIGG; encoded by the coding sequence TTGGAAGAAAAGAAACAAACCAAAGTAGGCGAGAAAGTTGTTGAAAAGATTTTTTTACTTTGCGCCCTTGTATCGATCATCAGCGTCGTTACCATTACCATCTATGTATTTGTCAATGGGCTGGAGCCTTTTGTTAACGGCTCTTACTCCTTCTGGAAGTTCATTTCAGGGACAGAATGGCGGCCTGGATCAGATATGTATGGTATTTTTTACATGATTGTCGGCTCAGTTTACGCGACCCTGGGGGCCATTGTCATTGGTGTACCCATCGCGCTGCTGACGGCTGTGTTTATCTCAGAGCTGGCAGGCACACGGATTGGAAAAATAGTCCGGTTTGCCGTTGAGCTGCTGGCTGGTATTCCCTCAGTGCTGTACGGTGTTTTTGGCCTTGGGATCATTGTGCCCTATGTGCTGAAAATTTCGCCTATGGCCCAGGGTGAATCCCTTTTAGCGACGATCATTGTCTTGGCCGTCATGATCCTGCCGACGGTGGTCAGCATCTCTGAAACCTCCATATCCGCGGTCCCTGACGCGTACCGCGAGGGTTCCCTGGCCCTGGGCGCGTCTAAGATCCAGACCATTTTCAAGGTGATTATCCCAGCAGCCAGATCGGGTATTATCACAGGTATTATTTTGGGCATCGGACGGGCGATTGGTGAGACCATGGCGGTTATGCTGGTATGCGGTAATCCTATCGCCGGTATTCCCACCAGCCTCTTTGACCAGATCAGGCCATTAACCACCAATATTGCCCTTGAAATGGGCTATGCTTCTGGGGTACATCAGCAGCTTCTGTTCTCCACCGGTGTGGTTCTGTTTGTATTTATTATGATCATCAATTTTATCGTTAATAAATTTGTCGAATCAAAAATTGGAGGCTGA
- a CDS encoding phosphate ABC transporter substrate-binding protein: MKRSLSWIAALTVLVLLSFSFSGCGNEELPAYSSEISGEINGGGSTSVQKIIDAEGAEFGALHPAVKFTYSGTGSSDGIKNAANGTYSFGCASRELKESEKTDLTELVFAYDGIAVIVNDENSVEDLTKDQIKAIYTGKITNWKEVGGEDRPIAVVSREDGAGTRTAVEELLDFTEQLKPSATVKEGNGNVQSTVSANPNAIGYVSITFVDRSVKPLRVDGVEATMENVLNESYGLSRPFLALYNEKNLTPQTRAFLDFIMTDEGQTIVEKNGGISVR, from the coding sequence ATGAAAAGATCTTTGTCTTGGATCGCGGCATTGACAGTGCTGGTTCTGCTGTCTTTTTCGTTTTCTGGCTGCGGCAATGAGGAACTGCCTGCCTATTCAAGCGAAATTTCAGGAGAGATAAACGGCGGGGGCTCCACCTCTGTTCAAAAAATTATAGACGCCGAGGGCGCGGAATTTGGGGCACTGCATCCGGCGGTAAAATTTACCTACAGCGGCACTGGTTCTTCAGATGGCATTAAAAACGCTGCGAATGGGACATATTCCTTTGGTTGCGCTTCCAGAGAGCTAAAGGAGTCAGAAAAGACAGATCTGACTGAGCTGGTATTTGCCTATGACGGCATCGCAGTGATCGTCAATGACGAAAACTCTGTAGAAGATTTGACCAAAGATCAGATTAAGGCGATTTACACCGGGAAGATTACTAACTGGAAGGAAGTCGGCGGTGAAGACCGCCCCATAGCGGTGGTATCGAGAGAAGACGGCGCCGGAACACGAACCGCGGTGGAAGAGCTTCTGGATTTTACAGAACAGCTGAAGCCCAGCGCTACAGTCAAGGAGGGCAACGGCAATGTCCAGTCCACAGTCTCGGCAAATCCCAATGCCATCGGCTATGTGTCCATTACCTTTGTGGACCGCTCTGTCAAACCACTCAGGGTAGACGGGGTGGAGGCGACCATGGAAAATGTGCTAAATGAAAGCTATGGCCTGTCACGGCCATTTTTAGCGCTTTATAATGAAAAAAACCTCACACCGCAGACCAGAGCTTTTCTTGATTTTATTATGACAGACGAGGGACAGACCATTGTAGAAAAAAATGGCGGAATCAGCGTGAGATAG
- a CDS encoding flavin reductase, with amino-acid sequence MNTLKKWRCTVCGYIHEGDTPPAECPICGVGPDKFELIEEEKPKRWRCTVCNYIHEGDTPPEKCPICGVGPDKFVLVEDEPEDGLSKEEKDKLQSLLFNVSYGLYIISSKDGDKINGMTSNSFIQITDTPLRGCVCINKGTRTAEMIEKSGVFGVSVLGQNNHDLVTHFGFQSGHTVDKFKDVSYITGEKTGCPGLPNTLCFIELEVEKTVDLGTHNMFIGKVVGGEAFHKAEPMTYAYYRATR; translated from the coding sequence GTGAATACTTTGAAAAAATGGAGATGTACGGTCTGCGGTTATATTCATGAAGGTGATACTCCGCCGGCAGAGTGTCCGATCTGTGGTGTGGGACCGGATAAGTTTGAATTAATCGAAGAAGAAAAGCCTAAAAGATGGCGCTGCACAGTCTGCAATTACATTCATGAGGGCGATACACCGCCGGAAAAATGCCCGATCTGTGGTGTGGGACCGGATAAATTTGTGCTGGTAGAGGATGAGCCCGAGGATGGCCTTTCTAAGGAAGAAAAGGATAAGCTGCAAAGCCTGCTGTTTAATGTCAGCTATGGATTGTATATCATTTCTTCAAAGGACGGGGACAAAATTAACGGTATGACCTCGAACAGCTTCATTCAGATTACAGACACGCCGCTGCGCGGCTGTGTATGCATCAACAAAGGAACCCGCACAGCTGAAATGATCGAAAAATCCGGCGTGTTCGGCGTTTCTGTTCTTGGTCAGAATAACCATGATCTGGTAACGCATTTTGGTTTTCAGAGTGGGCACACCGTAGATAAATTTAAAGATGTTTCTTATATTACAGGTGAAAAAACAGGTTGCCCTGGTTTGCCAAATACCCTATGCTTCATTGAGCTGGAGGTAGAAAAAACGGTTGACCTCGGAACACACAATATGTTTATCGGTAAAGTTGTCGGCGGCGAGGCTTTTCATAAAGCAGAGCCAATGACCTATGCATATTACCGGGCAACACGGTAA
- a CDS encoding AAA family ATPase — protein sequence MSERIIITIARQFGSGGRNIGKKLAKALEIPFYDQELIDEGAKESGINPEMVKDLEETPTNSLLYSIATSSFFGAGHFSPTVELPMTDRLFLAQSDVIRKFAAEGSCVIVGRCANYVLRDDEDTVDVFIHRDFEERVNQVSKIYDLNLKKAEETVKKIDKRRSNYYSYYSDKKWGQADNYDLCLNSGALGEDSCVDIIKSFIEKRNIRKKARG from the coding sequence ATGAGTGAACGTATTATTATAACCATTGCCCGTCAGTTTGGCAGCGGAGGAAGAAACATCGGAAAGAAACTGGCAAAAGCACTGGAAATTCCGTTTTATGATCAGGAGCTTATTGACGAAGGCGCTAAGGAAAGCGGTATTAATCCGGAAATGGTTAAGGACCTGGAAGAAACTCCAACCAATTCCCTGCTGTACTCCATTGCCACCAGTTCGTTCTTTGGCGCCGGACATTTTTCACCAACTGTCGAGTTGCCAATGACCGACCGTTTGTTTTTAGCCCAGTCTGATGTGATCCGTAAATTTGCGGCCGAAGGCTCCTGTGTTATTGTGGGGCGCTGCGCAAATTATGTTCTCAGGGATGATGAGGATACTGTGGATGTCTTTATTCACCGGGATTTTGAGGAGCGGGTTAATCAGGTATCTAAAATCTATGATTTGAATCTGAAGAAGGCTGAGGAGACGGTTAAAAAGATTGACAAAAGACGAAGCAATTACTACAGCTATTATTCAGACAAAAAATGGGGACAGGCAGATAACTATGACCTGTGCCTGAACAGCGGCGCTTTAGGCGAAGACAGCTGTGTGGATATTATCAAATCTTTCATTGAAAAACGAAATATACGAAAAAAGGCAAGAGGTTAA
- the ilvB gene encoding biosynthetic-type acetolactate synthase large subunit: MKKAEKLLGSEIVVRCLEELGVEHVFSFPGGVVIPLFDAFYRMDHKIAQIEPCHEQNGVHAADGYARVSGKVGVAITTSGPGATNAITGIANAYLDSVPLVVFTGQVAQSLLGKDSFQEVDIVSVTMQITKHSFQVRDVSMLAPSIYEAFNIASTGRPGPVVIDIPKDIFMTETEYVPLSDERKPVNYFPTPSRDALVRSAEFINRAERPMIYAGGGVLKSGASEELVAFAEKAGIPVANSLMGLGCIPRDNPLSLGFVGMHGSQECNLAVINCDTLIAVGARFSDRVTGNINEFMRDKKIIHIDIDPTEFEKNIQVNVHIQANIKDVLPALSKLVEEKKHPEWYKQIAEWPLPERPKNEYNPKNMLEHINDVFEDAYVVTEVGQHQMWVGQYWKFKFPGQYVTSGGLGTMGFGLGAAVGVQLAKPDKDVILVAGDGSFRMNCQELITVKRYNLPIKIFLFDNQTLGMVRQWQKLFNEKRYAQTDLDQGTTDYLQLAAASGIKGFEVNSLEELDDALEKIKDMKEPVLVHCNISKEEGVYPMVPAGKPIDEIYYE, from the coding sequence ATGAAAAAAGCAGAAAAATTATTAGGATCAGAGATTGTCGTACGCTGTCTCGAAGAATTGGGAGTTGAACATGTTTTCTCTTTCCCGGGAGGCGTTGTCATACCACTTTTTGATGCTTTCTACCGGATGGATCATAAAATTGCTCAGATCGAGCCCTGCCATGAACAAAATGGCGTTCACGCGGCTGATGGCTATGCGCGTGTCAGCGGTAAGGTAGGTGTCGCGATTACCACATCTGGCCCGGGAGCCACCAATGCCATTACCGGAATCGCCAATGCGTATCTGGACTCTGTGCCTTTGGTTGTCTTTACCGGGCAGGTGGCACAATCCCTGTTAGGAAAGGATTCTTTTCAGGAAGTTGATATTGTCAGCGTAACGATGCAGATTACAAAGCACAGTTTTCAGGTAAGAGATGTCTCCATGCTGGCGCCATCCATTTACGAAGCGTTTAACATTGCATCTACAGGCCGGCCGGGTCCTGTTGTCATTGATATCCCAAAAGATATCTTTATGACGGAAACAGAATATGTTCCTCTGAGCGATGAACGGAAGCCTGTAAACTATTTTCCAACGCCAAGCCGCGATGCGCTGGTTCGTTCCGCGGAGTTTATTAACCGCGCTGAACGGCCCATGATCTATGCTGGCGGCGGTGTTTTAAAATCTGGCGCAAGCGAAGAGCTGGTCGCCTTTGCAGAAAAAGCAGGGATTCCTGTTGCCAATTCTTTGATGGGGCTGGGCTGTATTCCGAGAGACAACCCGCTTTCACTGGGCTTTGTCGGAATGCACGGCTCTCAGGAGTGCAATCTGGCGGTGATCAATTGTGATACCCTGATCGCCGTAGGCGCCCGCTTCAGTGACCGCGTGACAGGCAATATTAATGAATTTATGCGAGATAAAAAAATTATTCACATTGATATTGACCCGACAGAGTTTGAAAAGAATATTCAGGTTAATGTTCATATTCAGGCTAATATCAAGGATGTGCTGCCAGCTCTCTCTAAGCTGGTGGAAGAGAAGAAGCATCCTGAATGGTATAAACAGATCGCGGAATGGCCGCTGCCTGAACGGCCTAAAAATGAATACAACCCTAAAAATATGCTGGAGCATATCAACGATGTTTTTGAAGACGCTTATGTTGTAACCGAGGTTGGCCAGCATCAGATGTGGGTTGGCCAGTACTGGAAATTTAAATTCCCAGGCCAGTATGTTACCTCTGGCGGGCTTGGCACCATGGGCTTTGGCTTAGGCGCTGCGGTGGGTGTTCAACTCGCTAAACCGGATAAAGATGTTATCCTGGTTGCGGGCGATGGAAGCTTCCGTATGAACTGTCAGGAGCTTATTACGGTGAAGCGTTATAACCTGCCCATTAAGATATTCCTCTTTGATAACCAGACGCTTGGCATGGTGCGTCAATGGCAGAAGCTTTTCAATGAAAAACGTTATGCCCAGACTGATCTAGATCAGGGAACCACGGACTATCTCCAGCTGGCGGCTGCCAGCGGCATCAAGGGCTTTGAGGTTAACAGCCTTGAAGAGCTGGATGATGCGCTTGAAAAGATCAAAGATATGAAGGAGCCGGTGCTTGTTCATTGCAATATTTCCAAGGAAGAGGGTGTATACCCGATGGTTCCGGCTGGAAAACCAATTGATGAAATTTATTATGAATAA